Within the Candidatus Omnitrophota bacterium genome, the region GGGCCCAGGGCACCGCAGATACTGAAACAGACAAGGATGAAGAACTAGTTGTCCAAAAGATTGTGACCGACCATTCGGAAATTCTGCCCGAGGAAGAACTCCAAGCAGTGCTGAGAAGCTACGAAGGGAAACAACTGAGTATCTACGACTTGCACGAGGTCGTGGATGAGATTAATGCTCTCTACCGGGCCAGGAACTATGTGACGGCCCGGGCTATGCTGCTGCCCCAAAAGGTGGAAGACGGAGTCGTTAAAATCAAGCTGGTGGAGGGGCGCTTGGGCAGGATCGAAGTGGAGGGAAATAAATATACGCGGGATTCCTTTTTCAAAAGGCGGATCTCTATGCGCAACGGGGATGTCATGGATTTGAAGAGCCTGGAAAAGGATCTGGAGTTTTTCAACAGCACCAATGATTGCAAGATGCGCGCAGAGCTGAGAGCCGGAGAGGAGCCGGGCACCAGCGATTGCATCCTCAAGGTGGAAGAACCCAAAAGATGGCAGGCCTCCACCTTTGTGGACAACGCGGGCCGGGACGATGTGGGTCTGTACAGAATCGGTGCTCTGCTATCGGTTAACAGTCTCCTGGGTTTCAGAGACCGTCTTTCTTTGGCCACTTATTATGCGGACGGGACCACTTCAGGGTCTGTGGCCTATGACATTCCGATCACCCGCAAGGGAACGCGGATTGGGGCCAGCTATGACCAGAACCAAATCGAGGTGATTGGCGGTGACTTTAGTGTTTTGGATATTGATGGAGACTCCTCGGATATCAGCGCGTATATCAGCCATCCCCTCATCGGGAGGCCACGGTTGGTGTCAACCGGCTTTGCGGAGTGGCACGAAAAACAGACCACCACCCGCTTTGCAGGCGTGCCGCTTGTGGAGTCCGGTGTGAGCACAGTAAGCGGCGGATTTGACTTGCAGGCCTACGACGACCACGGCATGTGGTATTTTCGTAATGAGCTCAGCTTCGGGTCTTCTGACCTTGAGAATACTGAGGACTTTTTTAGATGGACAGGGGACCTGAGCCGCTTCCATTTATTCAAGGATGACCGGACTCTCATCCTGAGAGCAAGCGCTCAGTGGGCTAATGAGGATTTGCTGCCTTCTTCCGAACAATTTCAAATCGGCGGGCTCTCCACAGTGCGGGGATTTGATCAAGGACTCTTGATCGGAGACAAAGGCTACCTCATGTCCGCCGAACTCAACTGGCCCTTGTTCCGCAAAGAAAGTAAACTGAGAAACAAACTCAAGGGGGCTGTGTTTATCGATCACGGCGGAGCGTTCCCTTTTAAGCCCGGAGGCGAGGGGATTGACAGCGAGGACTTTCTAACCAGTGTGGGCGCGGGTTTGGTCTTCAATCTCTCGAAATACTTCAATGGACGCATCAGTTACGGGTTTCCTCTCAGCGATCAGGAATCGGACAAGGGAGAGGGACAACTCCATTTCTATATCCAGTCGAATTTGTTCTAGACTAGCTAAAACCCAGAGCAGGTTCCTGAGGACCGGCTATTTGATCTTTACACCAGGGACGGTTCTTAGCTGCCCCTTGTGACTCAACAAGTTATGCGAGAACCGTCCCTATTGGGAAGTACGGGGCCGTTTTGGACCCCTTCAGAACCTCTCTGGGTTTAATTTGTGTTGTCAAAAATCGGAGGCAGTTATGACTAGATACATACTGGGCATCACAGGAGTGCTGCTGACGCTTGTTGGCTGCGGCACCGGAAAGCCGGATGCCTCTGCAGCGATATCTATTAACGGAATCGAGTTCACTGCCTCGGAATTTGAGCAGGCCTATGAGACATCTTCCTACGCTCAATCCAAATTGCCGGACTCAAGGGCGGAGTTTCTCGACACCTTTGTCAAGAGCAAGCTGCTTTTGAGCGCGGCCCTCCAGCAAGGACTGGACAAGGATCCGGACTTTCTTGAGGATGTGGAATCCTTTTGGAATCAGTCCCTTTTGAAACTTGCACTGGACCAACAGATGAAGCAAGTATCTGCGGGCCTTGTGGTCTCAGACGCCGAAATTCAAGGCTTCTATGAAGCTCGAAAGGCTGAGTATTTTGCGGGCGTCACTCTGGAGCAATCCCAGGAGGCAATTAAGACGGTGCTTTTGAGGGAAAAACGCCAGCAAGCCCTGGAGTCTTGGATCAATTCCTTGGAAAGAAGGGCACAGATAGAAATCGATTACGGATTGCTGAAGATTCCCGCAGGGTCCATGTTGGAGGAGCCGAGCAATGAAACCCAGAATTAAACGCAGAAACTACTTTATTGATAGGAGCTTCCAGGCTAAATTTGCGATTAAGTTTTGTGTCGTAGTCCTGCTTTCCTCGATCCTTGCCGGGGCTGCGATTGTGGCCCTTTCCGGCAATTCAACCACCGTGGCCATTGAGAATACCAAGGTTGTGGTCAAAGGGACCACGGATTTTCTTCTGCCCTTGATGATACAAACTTTGATCATTGTGACGATTTTTGCCTCAGTCTCTGTGATTGCCCTGAGCCTTTTGGTGTCGCATAAGATCTCTGGGCCGCTGTTTAGCCTGAGGCGAACCGTGGATTCCATCAAGAACGGGAATCTGAACGCACAGTTTCACATTAGACGGGATGATCAGATTCAGGCACTGGCAGATTCCTTAAACGGCATGGCGGAAACTCTCAGCGATCGATGGATGCTTGCCAAGGAAAAAGTGATTACCTTAAATACCTTGGTGGAGGATCCCAATCCAGACAAACAGAGGATTCAAGCCGTCTTGAATGAATTGGACGAGTCCCTCAACTATTTCCAACTCCAGGAAGGCAATGCAAATCATTCGTAAGAGCCTGCTCGCTCTTAGCGTAATAGCCTTTCTTTGTGCCGATGTGTGCGCTCAGGATTTGGAAACGCGTTACTTTGATGTAACCGTGCACGAAGACGTTGACATTGTCCAGCTCTATTCACAAATTCATGTCAATGAATTCGAACACCTCGATATCTTGGTTGGGGGGGATCTCAGCGACCCCACTCAAGGTCTTAAGGAATGC harbors:
- a CDS encoding HAMP domain-containing protein; translation: MKPRIKRRNYFIDRSFQAKFAIKFCVVVLLSSILAGAAIVALSGNSTTVAIENTKVVVKGTTDFLLPLMIQTLIIVTIFASVSVIALSLLVSHKISGPLFSLRRTVDSIKNGNLNAQFHIRRDDQIQALADSLNGMAETLSDRWMLAKEKVITLNTLVEDPNPDKQRIQAVLNELDESLNYFQLQEGNANHS
- a CDS encoding ShlB/FhaC/HecB family hemolysin secretion/activation protein, translated to MAHRRSHWIPLIVLVIWSIASAGWAQGTADTETDKDEELVVQKIVTDHSEILPEEELQAVLRSYEGKQLSIYDLHEVVDEINALYRARNYVTARAMLLPQKVEDGVVKIKLVEGRLGRIEVEGNKYTRDSFFKRRISMRNGDVMDLKSLEKDLEFFNSTNDCKMRAELRAGEEPGTSDCILKVEEPKRWQASTFVDNAGRDDVGLYRIGALLSVNSLLGFRDRLSLATYYADGTTSGSVAYDIPITRKGTRIGASYDQNQIEVIGGDFSVLDIDGDSSDISAYISHPLIGRPRLVSTGFAEWHEKQTTTRFAGVPLVESGVSTVSGGFDLQAYDDHGMWYFRNELSFGSSDLENTEDFFRWTGDLSRFHLFKDDRTLILRASAQWANEDLLPSSEQFQIGGLSTVRGFDQGLLIGDKGYLMSAELNWPLFRKESKLRNKLKGAVFIDHGGAFPFKPGGEGIDSEDFLTSVGAGLVFNLSKYFNGRISYGFPLSDQESDKGEGQLHFYIQSNLF